One segment of Rhodopirellula baltica SH 1 DNA contains the following:
- a CDS encoding sigma-70 family RNA polymerase sigma factor codes for MNPPKNSDYTQVDRLLQAARNGDAAALSTLFGLYQNYVRLLAASQIRARLRVRASESDVVQETLLNAARGFSEFRGSTGGEFVTWLRAILTRKIQTHVDAQARDVRREISLDTVGKWVDQSSVRLENVLAASDPTPVTQLANQERSVCVVNALAELSEDHREVLLLRSIEGLSFPEVADQMDRSHGAVRMLWLRAIEALRDKLQTESEP; via the coding sequence TTGAACCCACCGAAAAACTCTGACTACACCCAGGTTGACCGACTGCTCCAAGCAGCGAGAAATGGCGATGCTGCTGCGCTAAGCACGCTGTTTGGTCTGTATCAAAACTACGTGCGATTGTTGGCCGCTTCGCAAATTCGAGCTCGGCTACGCGTGAGAGCGAGCGAGTCGGATGTCGTTCAGGAGACGTTGCTGAACGCGGCACGTGGCTTCAGTGAGTTTCGCGGCAGCACTGGAGGCGAGTTTGTGACTTGGTTGAGAGCCATATTGACGCGAAAGATTCAAACTCATGTGGATGCGCAAGCTCGAGATGTACGGCGGGAAATCTCGTTGGATACCGTTGGCAAATGGGTCGACCAGTCCTCCGTTCGACTCGAAAATGTGTTGGCAGCTAGCGATCCGACACCCGTAACACAGCTTGCTAATCAAGAGCGGAGCGTCTGCGTCGTTAATGCTTTGGCGGAGTTGAGCGAAGATCACCGGGAAGTGCTTCTATTACGGAGCATTGAAGGTCTCAGCTTCCCGGAAGTCGCTGATCAGATGGATCGATCTCACGGAGCGGTGCGGATGCTTTGGCTGCGTGCGATTGAAGCTCTGCGAGACAAACTCCAGACGGAAAGTGAACCATGA
- a CDS encoding serine/threonine-protein kinase translates to MNADLDTTDERLLSVLEEYLERRSAGSVTHHDFIAECQERYSDGRFEDRLPGLLTSLDALHGFAPESESASPAPVWGGLASRTIGDFEVIREIGRGGMGIVYEAKQLSLERIVALKILPRSITLDQKQVARFIFEAQAAGGLHHPNIVPIYGAGIEDGIHCYSMPLIRGRSLDEFIYTDRPEVEDAIRWALQVANAIDHAHRYGVIHRDIKPSNLIVDQDGKIWVTDFGLARCRQGNGSDVNGITGSNAVVGTLRYMSPEQSLGKASFVDHRADVYSLGVTLYEMLCGERFDGSDPASVRRRNPKVSRDLETVLIKSLAKEPAERYSAAGDLAEDLRRVSDGLPILARRPSLSDRVTKWTVRHRRVVASTAAAVLVALVLSLMAMLKFVQQRSALRSALAQSDSSLVMAARNYEKAQANFQQTREVLDHFGLMAAERLRGVAGAESVREDLVGALLQYYERFAGEVEAAPELRNELARTHLRAAKIIEEIGATRRALATYQRAATILLELPPLPANEHELALCLNSIAVLQAEHGETPQAESNYQKAIQRLESLDRHETMAMVRGNYGLLLSSVNRQEDAKRELERAIDELSRMESESQSTRLIAAKIWNNLSHLAQHGDLEGALGMNQKAIDLLRVGRRPDHDRGPSDGDRRDFEKKHALAQSLSNQAALLMRLGRHDDAVVCYQDSVAYLREIVEEMPMAVRYAEELAITYNNLSRLLSQQSRMPEALHATIQARNLMRSLVQRLPNEDRYQEALAGVQKNLEGFAP, encoded by the coding sequence ATGAATGCTGATCTTGATACCACTGATGAACGTCTGTTGTCGGTTCTGGAGGAATATCTGGAACGTCGCTCGGCGGGCTCCGTAACGCACCATGATTTCATCGCAGAATGCCAGGAACGCTATTCGGATGGTCGATTCGAGGATCGGCTGCCGGGTTTGCTCACGAGTTTGGACGCTTTGCATGGATTTGCACCGGAGAGTGAGTCTGCTTCCCCTGCGCCAGTTTGGGGTGGTCTTGCGTCACGGACCATCGGTGACTTTGAGGTGATACGGGAAATTGGCCGTGGCGGAATGGGGATTGTCTACGAGGCCAAGCAACTTTCGCTCGAACGAATCGTGGCACTGAAGATTTTGCCGAGGTCCATCACATTGGATCAGAAGCAAGTCGCACGGTTCATTTTTGAAGCTCAGGCCGCAGGTGGTTTGCACCATCCAAACATTGTGCCGATCTACGGTGCCGGAATCGAAGACGGTATCCATTGCTACAGCATGCCGTTGATTCGAGGACGTTCTCTCGATGAATTCATCTATACCGACCGGCCTGAGGTGGAAGATGCGATTCGCTGGGCCCTCCAAGTTGCCAACGCGATTGACCATGCCCACCGGTATGGTGTCATCCATCGAGACATCAAACCCTCCAACTTGATCGTGGACCAGGACGGCAAGATTTGGGTGACTGATTTCGGGTTGGCACGATGCCGGCAAGGAAACGGCAGTGATGTGAATGGAATCACGGGTAGCAACGCGGTCGTCGGCACGCTTCGCTACATGAGTCCGGAGCAATCGCTGGGCAAAGCCTCGTTCGTCGATCATCGCGCTGATGTGTATTCGCTTGGAGTCACACTTTACGAGATGTTGTGTGGTGAACGCTTCGATGGGAGTGATCCCGCAAGCGTTCGACGTCGCAATCCAAAGGTCTCACGCGACCTCGAGACGGTATTGATCAAGTCATTGGCAAAGGAACCCGCCGAACGTTATTCAGCGGCAGGGGACCTGGCAGAAGACCTGAGGCGAGTGTCAGATGGTCTTCCAATATTGGCCCGGCGACCGTCGCTCTCTGATCGAGTTACCAAGTGGACGGTTCGCCACCGGCGTGTTGTTGCTTCTACCGCGGCTGCTGTGTTGGTCGCGTTGGTGTTGTCGCTCATGGCGATGCTGAAGTTCGTGCAGCAACGCTCCGCTCTTCGATCGGCGTTGGCGCAATCGGATAGTAGCCTCGTCATGGCCGCTCGCAACTACGAAAAAGCTCAGGCCAATTTTCAGCAAACCCGTGAGGTGCTGGATCATTTCGGTTTGATGGCCGCGGAACGATTGCGTGGTGTTGCCGGTGCCGAATCCGTGCGTGAGGATCTCGTTGGCGCGCTGCTTCAATACTACGAGCGATTTGCGGGCGAAGTGGAGGCAGCCCCAGAACTCCGGAATGAATTGGCTCGAACTCATCTGCGAGCGGCAAAAATCATCGAAGAGATTGGCGCCACTCGAAGAGCGTTGGCGACCTATCAGCGAGCTGCAACCATTTTGCTTGAGTTGCCACCGTTACCAGCCAATGAGCACGAATTGGCACTTTGTCTGAACAGCATTGCGGTCCTGCAAGCGGAACACGGAGAAACGCCCCAAGCTGAGTCAAACTACCAAAAAGCGATCCAACGACTCGAATCACTCGATCGTCATGAAACCATGGCAATGGTACGGGGCAACTATGGATTGTTACTTTCATCCGTCAATCGCCAGGAAGATGCGAAGCGCGAATTGGAGCGTGCGATCGACGAATTGTCTCGGATGGAATCCGAGAGCCAATCGACCCGACTGATCGCGGCCAAGATCTGGAACAACCTCAGCCACCTCGCTCAGCATGGAGATTTGGAAGGAGCACTCGGGATGAACCAAAAGGCGATTGACCTGCTGCGAGTGGGACGCAGGCCGGATCATGACCGAGGTCCGTCTGATGGAGACAGGCGTGACTTCGAGAAGAAACACGCGTTGGCACAGAGCCTAAGCAATCAGGCTGCCCTGTTGATGCGTTTGGGGAGGCACGATGATGCCGTTGTCTGCTATCAGGATTCAGTTGCATATCTTCGGGAAATCGTTGAGGAAATGCCGATGGCGGTTCGCTACGCCGAAGAGCTCGCAATCACCTACAACAACCTCAGTCGACTGTTGTCTCAACAATCTCGTATGCCAGAGGCTCTGCACGCCACAATCCAAGCTCGTAATTTGATGCGATCATTGGTTCAGCGTCTTCCCAATGAGGATCGGTACCAAGAGGCTTTGGCCGGCGTCCAGAAAAACTTAGAAGGTTTTGCACCATGA